One segment of Vicia villosa cultivar HV-30 ecotype Madison, WI unplaced genomic scaffold, Vvil1.0 ctg.000621F_1_1, whole genome shotgun sequence DNA contains the following:
- the LOC131629897 gene encoding protein SODIUM POTASSIUM ROOT DEFECTIVE 2 translates to MKTIELFCASQASTAICLNTDHASSSTSSSSNTIQYGGRAIDRHNPIITDPKRTPARDFTLPASPSPSPINPKSLHDLKKTKKKKTTTTKKSTTTAENSTELKHIANNFSSKPFDSILRRSWVKPPSDLITPPSSRYLLDDITSLEAVLDYDPVLGSTKVDDNKKKAQVSVEDENNHSSKQHSTSSAPKSSSTSQVVVLRVSLHCRGCEGKVRKHLSRMQGVTSFNIDFAAKKVTVVGDVTPLSVMASISKVKTAKIWPETASPNGSGADETKKTNSVI, encoded by the exons ATGAAAACCATTGAACTCTTCTGTGCATCACAAGCCTCAACAGCCATATGTCTCAACACCGATCACGCCTCCTCCTCCACCTCTTCTTCCTCAAACACCATTCAATATGGTGGCCGAGCCATTGATCGCCACAACCCCATCATCACAGATCCAAAAAGAACTCCAGCAAGAGACTTCACTCTCCCTGCCTCTCCTTCTCCATCACCTATCAACCCAAAATCTCTCCATGATCTCAAAAAGaccaagaaaaagaaaactactaCTACAAAGAAAAGTACAACAACAGCTGAAAATTCCACTGAACTTAAACATATTGCTAATAATTTCTCTTCAAAACCATTTGACAGTATTCTAAGAAGGAGTTGGGTTAAACCACCTTCCGATTTAATCACTCCTCCTTCTTCAAGATATTTGCTTGATGACATAACTTCTTTGGAAGCTGTTTTAGATTATGACCCTGTTTTGGGTTCCACTAAAGTTGATGATAACAAAAAAAAGGCTCAAGTTTCCGTTGAAGATGAAAATAATCATTCATCTAAACAACACTCCACCTCCTCTGCTCCAAAGTCTAGCTCTACAAGCCAG GTTGTGGTGTTAAGGGTTTCTCTGCACTGTAGAGGTTGTGAAGGGAAGGTGAGAAAGCATCTCTCAAGAATGCAAG GGGTGACATCCTTCAACATAGATTTTGCAGCAAAGAAGGTGACAGTAGTTGGAGATGTGACTCCATTGAGTGTAATGGCAAGCATATCAAAGGTGAAAACTGCAAAAATTTGGCCAGAAACTGCTTCACCAAATGGATCTGGTGCTGATGAAACAAAGAAGACAAATAGTGTGATCTAG